The following DNA comes from Capsicum annuum cultivar UCD-10X-F1 chromosome 7, UCD10Xv1.1, whole genome shotgun sequence.
atttatcacattcatttatcttgaacccatttgccaacatgatttggtaaaacttcgcatgccattttTTAGGTGCTAGCTTTAGTctatacaatgacttaataagtttacacaccttatttttctttcccggaaccacaaaaccctcaggctgttccatgtatatttcttccttcaattctcCATTTGGGAAAACGGTTTTCAcatttatttgatggatttcaaggcCATATACCGgagccaaggcaattaacattagaattgatgttatccttgttactggcgagtatgtatcgaagtaatcaatatgtatcgaagtaatcaatgccttctttttgtttgaagccttttactacaagtcttgccttttatttgtcaatagtaccatctgctttcatcgtccttttgaagatccatttagaacctaaatgTTTATTTCcaggaggaagatcaaccaattcccatgtatggttgcttaagattgaatcaatctcactattgactgcctctttccaaaaggatgagtccgaagatgccatcgcttccttaaatgtttgaggctcattttctaagagaaatgttacaaaattcaatccaaatgaagtagacgttctttgacgtgtaccacgtcttggattttctttattatgtacattctcacttggttcatctcgaggtcatttagaccccccactagactgttcatgtctagttttatacggataaatattttcaaagaattcaatattgtctgattcaattactgtattttcattaatatccggatgttcggatttatgaatcaaaaatcaatattctttactacttttagcatatcctatgaatacgTAGTCTaccattttaggtcctatcttaacacttttaggcataggaatttggacctttgctagacacccccacactttaaaatatttcaagttgggtttccttccttttcatttttcataaggaattgattgtatcttactatggggaactctattgagtatacgattggctgtaaggatagccttcTCCCATAAGTTTTGAGTAAACCGGAACTTATAagcaaggcattcatcatttccttcaaagtttggtttttcctttccgtaattccgttagattgaggtgaatacggggccgtagtttgatgaacaattccattctctacacatacttCGGTGAAAAGGGATttatattctccacccctattacttcttatcatttttatctttttatctaactgattttcaacttcaattttatattgcctaaacgcatctattgcttcatccttactatttagtaaatagacataacaatatctagagcaatcatcaataaaagttatgaaatacttttttcaccatgtgatggtgttgacttcatataaCAAATGTTAGTGTGTACTAAGTTTAAagaattggaattcctttcaacggacttataaggatgctttgcatactttgattccacacacgtttgacactttgatttattgtactctaagtttggcaaaacttctaagttaaccagtttttgtaacattttgtaattaacatggcctaaacgttcatgccttaaatcataagactcaagaaaataagaagaaattgaacttttatttatttcaacattacattcatcttataatggccctcggtgagatagccttttcctacatacatttctcttttgctaattacaatttttccaaaaatggttacacatttgaatccgttcttttctagaagtgaaacagaaattaaattcctacataactccggaacatacaagatattgttaagtgtcaagaccttttctGAAGTCATTTTTaagcatatttttcctgttccttctaccttagcagtagtggagttagccatgtagatcatttcttctactagACCCAGAGCGAATGACgaaaataactctttgttggtacatacatggcgggtggcaccataatccatccaccactcgcgaggattcctcaccaagttgcattctgagaacatagcataCAGATCATCACATtatttgttggattcaatcatatttgcttgatcttttttcttgcctttctttggggcacgacaattcgtggacttgtggccaatcttgccacaattgaaggattttcccttgaatttcttcttgagttgattgcttccttgttcaactttcttccttttcataaaattgttttggtcatcttccacaatatgtgctccattaattacagaattcccttttgaccttctctcgacaACTTTATTGTCCTCTTTAATACGCAGTCAGACAATAAGATATTTGACAGTTATCTCGTTgcgtttatgcttcaagtagtttttgaagtctttccacattggTGGTAACTTCTCAATTATCgttgctacttggaaagcatcattcacaatcaaacctacaaaacagtttatgtgagtattaagaatcTTTTCAagttgttcaactaaggtatttttcaaagatataccttccgtTAGGAGAccgtggatgattacttgcaattcctgcacttgagagacaaccgatttgctatctatcattttaaagtccaggaaccttgcaacaaagaatttcttaattcttgcatcctctgtcttatattttcgttctaatgccccccacaattcctttgatgtcttagttccactataaACGTTATAGAGATCGTCTTGGAGGCtactcaatatataattcctgcaaaggaagtctgaatgtttccaagcctctacaatttTGAAGCGCTCTTTGTCTGAGGTTCCCTCGGgtacctcaggagcatcctcactagtgaacttttggagacataaagtggtgaggtaaaagaacatcttttgctgccatctcTTAAAGTCGATGCCCGCAAACTTTTCAGGCTTCTCCGCATGTACCATATGTTGCGGAGCATTTGCGCGGCTTGTCGTAGCAATGCTAGTCGCCGCCACAGTCGTAGCAtcatcatgcatttgactttcagttgccatatttctgtcaccacaagacagtaaatttaatatatataaatacttattaaaaaattgcagcaactttaaacacttcttgtttctagttaacaatgaagtttttattacttccaattatcaaccgagtgatctttaacttatgatgaagattttatgtcttcaaatcactagttaagttcaaacgaaGTAGAAAACTTatagctttaatctccaaaaataattaatatagattctgaaataataaaacttattccttaagattgttattttccttcTACGAGTACTAGAATCtgtattaatacaacaacaacttcataaCAAGTTCATGTATTAACAAGAACaattttgaagttctttaacGCCTTCAATACAAGATTATtactaatctatccaagaagtgtgttagatatcaaaaaatagatgaaaattttTTTGAGACCAATTCCTCCGagttcatggagtgtccttaaggaataattccccttactgtacccgaggttatgaaatttttctcccaggataaaatgaccttcaatccaattatagcggtacctcaaataattggatttcaCGAATGTACTCAATGATTTGAATAATcgtacaaaatatttttaagagaagaagagttttttattctgaaatttttcGTATATATCAAACCTGTAGAtcaaagcaggtttatatagccataacatgcctcttctgaaaagtggcaatggttcactttagAGGTGtgccttttttgaaaattcatgtctgttcatccaaAGACTGTGTCTTTCAGAACAGATATACCATTTCACCTGAAATAGTATGTCATTTCATTGAAGGATTGCATCCCTTTCGAAACAGCACTTCGTTTCTGCATGGCATTTCAAAACAATGCACCAGTTCAGAAAATAGTGCATCGGTTcactgcatgcatgtataaatggagtATCAAACACTGTTTCGGACTGACTTTGTCCTACTTATAGTATCAGTCCTCCAACCTATACTTGTGTTTTTATTAACCAAGAACACATGAAGTTGTGCTAAATGAACGAGTTGTCCTAAAAGCCCTTTGTTAGCTGTCGCAGGAAGTGGTGAGGGCTCAGGAAGTAAAGCAAACTCGACCAAAGGACAAGTCTGTTACTGCTTCGTTTTCGATTTCTTTAattctgtcaaataaactttgtcgaaaaagatagatctcatcaatctaaagccgaagccgagcgagcgacaacGACAACGCGAGGCATCtgttatttcttgcctcacttagcatgtggaaatgtgtttcacaatataaacactttaaagcttctttctcccaccaatgtgggagaattttagtaagctttcctattttgAGCATACTTTCCATTTTGGTGTAAACTCAATTTTCTCTTCCACTtatttccctccattttccattcaaaacACACACATAGAACCAACATTACACTTGTACTATGTTAGGATAAAATGTAAAGGAAGACATAAAATAACCTGAAAGATAGCAATGACTAGTCTGTAATTCTTGAGGATCTCAATTATAGTTCTAGCAATGCTCGAAATTTGACAATTAAACGCCTGCAATCTCCTGTAGAATTCTCTTTAACTGAGTGTCTGAGGATGAAGCTGCAACATGGAAAAAAACATTAAATACAATTCAATATACGCAGTCGAAAGACAATACAGGAAGATACAAGCGTTAGTAATTGACCAGGGGCGGACCCACATATATCGgtggggtgcacgtgcacccgttaacgtcgaaaaaaattgtataaatatgtgtatatacctTGAAAAATTGGGATACATTTAATAGTGCACCCTTAAATGAATGGTGGTGCACATTGGTGCGCTGCGTGAAGCTATCCCTTCCATCCATGCAGCTAGGGATCGATCCCCGATTCATACAACACCTTaagtttttattttcaatacttcaAATTTAAGCTAGGGATCGATCCCTGATACATAcaacaccttttttttattttcaatacttcaAATTTAAAGGCTTATTACAAAATTACCGAGGCTTATTACAAAATTTATAACAACAAAATTGTTGGAATAGGGATTTGAACTTGCGACCAGTCCATAAGGAGAACCCTACCATTGAGCTACCACAACTAATTGTTTATAAATGTTAGAAGTAAacttcatattatatgaaagtaaagttattagcttaaaattcttatttgttctatatatttattttttcagtattgttcatgtcttTAGTgaccaattgaatatgataatattcctAAATCGACAccgaatttttttttaatatcttaagataatattggtgccctacaatattatcaaaaacaaTAAGCGTAAAAAAAACTTCAAGGTTTATTGTGTTtaagcacaaagtacaaataaagcgTGAGATTTAACGAAAAGAGGCATAAAGgtagaaaagatataaatatatatctagtCCAatgcatgaatgacaaatatatgaacacaattttttttgttttttttgataaagtgaaatatcaattgtttagtttTCGTATCCTCAGAAAGTCTCACTGACAAGGGAAAATATGTATCAGAAATTAGAACCTAAGCTGCACATTAAGCGAGGCAAGCGCTCAACATATTTTGAGTCTTATTTCGAGGCTTATGTGCATTTCtgacaacactggtgcacccacaGACTTCAAATCCTCGGTTTGCCTCTGAGTAATTCTTCTGTCAAATGGAAACATAGGCCGGctatctatttaaaaatcaaattatgtgATACAATAAGGTTTTAAGTTAAATAGGTTTACCAAAATATCAATTAATTAGTGAAAAAACCAAAGACAACTTATCGAGTTAAGAAGTTCATTATCTCTCATCAGTGTCTAATTAAGCTCAGTCTTAATTAGAATGACCAAATAACAAAACTTTCATCTAATGCTTGAAACCCTATTTTCACTTTCAAACAATCAAATACTATTCACAAAAACTATAACCAGACATAATTTCATcttcaaagagaaaaaatattttgatttctacAGCGAAGCACAAACTTTATATAAGAGTGATTTATATTATAGTTAAAGTGAGGagtaaatttgaatatttttattgaataaattgacaattttcacTAGTATAAGAGCAAATACGACAGAATTTTTTGAACTGGTTGATAGTCTCATCTAAAAATTTAAGTTGTTGAAAGAGCCCACTTTTATGTACTTATATTCTCAACACAACTCCCTCGTGTATATGCGGATTAACTATGATCAAGCGCgtgaaaattctttttaattttagatGGCAGTGAAATTAGATTTAGGAACTCTGTTATAACCAATATGAGACTCCAACACAattgacttgaaattagttaATGTCCCTTTCTAGAAATTAGTTTGACTTGAAAACAAATTGGGAAGTCTATGAAGCATAAAACAGCGAAGAGGTCTAGAAAATGGGAGCCTAGTAGACTTATGGTCTAGCAGAGAAGTCTTCTCATCattgcaaaaaagaaaaaaatattactttagtCTGCTCTATTGACTAAGTTAGCTATAATTCCCAGATTAGAAAATACAAGTGAGttgtaaatttatattttcatgttacGTTTTTAGCCTTAGTAGTATTTTGCTCAATCTTATGAAGATGGTTGTAGCAGAAAAGTTCATTCAACGCCTCGTTGTGTTTGATATTTGTGTGACACTAATACTCATTTGTGGGGTTGTGTTCAGTTCAAGAATTGGTGATGGAAGAACCAAGTGCCTTGAGAGTGAGAAAGAAGCTCTTCTTAGTATCAAACGTGAGTTGTTGGACATCCATGGACGTATTTCTTCGTGGGGAAATGAAGGATTTGATCAAGATTGTTGCACATGGAGAGGTGTCAGTTGTGACAATCAAACGGGTCATGTCATCGGACTTGATCTCCGTGGCCCCTATGGGGCCTTTCCGAATTCTGCTCTTGAACCATTAGTTGGTAAAATAAGCTCTGCAATTCAAGAATTGAAGAATTTGAAGTATCTTGATCTTAGTCACAATCAATTTTCAGGAGGCATACCGGACTTTATCGGTTCTCTGAGTAAGTTGGAGTACTTAAACTTATCTTGTGTTGGTAATGATTTTACAACAATTCATCCTCATATTGGCAATCTTTCTAGTTTAAACACCCTTGATTTGAGCTATAATGATTTCCTATCTATGAATAGCTTCAAGTGGCTTTCTCGTCTTCGTCAATTGAGATGTCTTGCCATGAACTATATTGATCTAAGTAGCGCAAACGATTGGCTACAAACAGTATTTAAGCTTCCTTTCCTCCAAGTCTTGATCTTGCGTGGTTCTATGCTCCCTGTCCCTTCTGAGTTTCATTCCGGTACTCCTTTGACTTCCATTACAACCCTTGATCTTGCTTCTAATTCTCTGAATACTTCTATATACACCTGGCTCTTTGACATCACCAATCTGGTTGAACTTGATCTCTCATTTAATGCCTTAGATGGTTTTATACCAGACACATTCGGGAACATGTTATCCCTTGCTAGTCTAAATCTTTCCGACAACTTGTTCCAAGGTCCCATTCCTGATGTTTTATGGAATATGAAATCCCTGCAACACCTTGATCTTTCTGGCAATGCATTTGGTGGCGGTTTTTCGAGTTGCTTTGGAAAAATTAGTAATTTGAAGTCGTTGCGAGTATCTTTTTGTAGCTTGGATGGACAGCTACCTCAGATGATGAAAAACTTGTCATGCTTGACAGATTCGCTAGAGTACCTGAACCTAGAAAGGAATCATATTGGCGGTTCATTGCCTGATGTTTTAGCAAACTTTTCATCTCTGAGAATACTGAGGCTCGGGCTTAATGAATTGAATGGCTCCATTCCCCAAGCTGTTGGAAAACTTTCAAGCCTTACTATTCTGGATCTATCTTGGAATGGAATCGTGGGATCAGTCCCCGATCTTATGCTATTATCATCTTTAAAGGAATTACATCTTTCTCATAACAAGTTGAGTGGTTTAACTGAGAGTATTGGACACCTTTCCAAACTCGAGAAGTTATACCTCGACTCTAACCAGTTTGAAGGCACAGTATCTGAATCTCATCTTTTCAAACTCCCACGATTACGCGAGCTGGATCTCTCCTTTAACGCCCAACTACGTGTTCAGACTAGTTCAGATTGGATTGCCCCTTTTGAACTGGATATAGTTCGTCTGACCCACTGTAAATTGGGTCCTCACTTTCCAAACTGGCTGCGGAACCAGAATAACATTTCCGTGCTTGATTTGTCAGCCTCTGGAATTTCAGGTAACATTCCTAGTTGGTTCTGGGACCAGCTACCTGGTCTCAACTTCTTAAATCTTTCTTACAATGATATGGTTGGAACTATACCTGATCTCTCAAGAAAGAGTGCACTTCTTCGCATAGATTTGGCTTCAAACAAATTCAGTGGTCCAATACCACAACTTCCTGCCAACGTGACAACTGTTGATCTCTCCAGAAATACTTTTTCCGGGACTATCTCTTTTGTTTGTGACAATTTTGATTCTTTAGGATATCTTGACCTCTCAGATAACTTGTTATATGGAGAGCTTCCTAATTGCTGGATGCTTAAAAGTCTAACACATCTCAATTTAGCCAATAATAGTTTTTCGGGGAGGATACCTAATGCAATGAGATCATCGAAGATGCTGGA
Coding sequences within:
- the LOC124900091 gene encoding receptor-like protein 9b isoform X1; its protein translation is MKMVVAEKFIQRLVVFDICVTLILICGVVFSSRIGDGRTKCLESEKEALLSIKRELLDIHGRISSWGNEGFDQDCCTWRGVSCDNQTGHVIGLDLRGPYGAFPNSALEPLVGKISSAIQELKNLKYLDLSHNQFSGGIPDFIGSLSSSEVGDGKIKCVAIEKEALLRLKEEFLDIHGRLSSCGNEAYNEDCCGWRGVQCDNQTGNVIRLGPHPVTVHIFLLSHCKEKKQDLLATFELPNRCSNRAYHHKTTQRCLYAHAKLQL
- the LOC124900091 gene encoding receptor-like protein EIX1 isoform X2 encodes the protein MKMVVAEKFIQRLVVFDICVTLILICGVVFSSRIGDGRTKCLESEKEALLSIKRELLDIHGRISSWGNEGFDQDCCTWRGVSCDNQTGHVIGLDLRGPYGAFPNSALEPLVGKISSAIQELKNLKYLDLSHNQFSGGIPDFIGSLSSSEVGDGKIKCVAIEKEALLRLKEEFLDIHGRLSSCGNEAYNEDCCGWRGVQCDNQTGNVIRLGPHPVTVHIFLLSHCKV
- the LOC124900091 gene encoding receptor-like protein EIX1 isoform X3; translation: MKMVVAEKFIQRLVVFDICVTLILICGVVFSSRIGDGRTKCLESEKEALLSIKRELLDIHGRISSWGNEGFDQDCCTWRGVSCDNQTGHVIGLDLRGPYGAFPNSALEPLVGKISSAIQELKNLKYLDLSHNQFSGGIPDFIGSLSSSEVGDGKIKCVAIEKEALLRLKEEFLDIHGRLSSCGNEAYNEDCCGWRGVQCDNQTGINTSVPYTNK
- the LOC124900091 gene encoding receptor-like protein EIX1 isoform X4, translated to MKMVVAEKFIQRLVVFDICVTLILICGVVFSSRIGDGRTKCLESEKEALLSIKRELLDIHGRISSWGNEGFDQDCCTWRGVSCDNQTGHVIGLDLRGPYGAFPNSALEPLVGKISSAIQELKNLKYLDLSHNQFSGGIPDFIGSLSSSEVGDGKIKCVAIEKEALLRLKEEFLDIHGRLSSCGNEAYNEDCCGWRGVQCDNQTGEKAGFIGNF